The Streptococcus oralis DNA window ATATCCTGCACAAAAAGTCAAAAAAAGCGCTAGTCGCTTAGACTGACGTGATATTTTCCTTATTGGTAATAATCTCATTTTCTCCCCCTTCTCATTTCATCTACTTATCTAAATATTGTACCACTTTCTCCAAGAAATTCGTAGCCCATTTGAAAATTTTTACCATCTGTTGGATAGTCCTTCTTTTCTATGTTATAATGAAGGAAGGATTTGAAGTCGGAAAAGGAGTATTTATGCTTAAATTAGGTGTTATCGGAACAGGCGCTATCAGCCATCATTTCATAGAAGCAGCCCATGCTAGCGGAGAATACCAGCTGGTTGCAGTCTATTCTAGAAAACTAAAAACTGCCGCAACCTTTGCTTCTCGCTATGAAAATATCCAACTCTTTGATCAATTAGAAGACTTCTTTAAGTCTTCCTTTGGTGTGGTCTATATCGCCAGTCCAAACTCCTTGCATTTTGTTCAAGCCAAGGCTGCCTTATCTGCTGGTAAGCACGTCATTCTTGAAAAACCAGCTGTCACTCAGCCACAAGAATGGCTGAATTTGAGGCTGACAGCTGAGAAAAATCACTGTTTTATCTTTGAGGCAGCTCGTAATTACCACGAGGAAGCCTTTACCACTATCAAGAATTTTTTGGCAGACAAGCAAATTTGGGGAGCAGATTTCAACTATGCCAAGTATTCTTCCAAGATGCCTGACTTATTGGCTGGACAGACGCCAAATGTCTTTTCAGATCGTTTTGCTGGTGGAGCCCTTATGGATTTGGGGATTTATCCTCTCTATGCTGCTATTCGCCTCTTTGGAAAGGCTCAGGACGCGACTTATCAGGCTAAACAGCTTAACAATAGCATTGACCTAAATGGAGATGGTATCCTCTTCTACCCTAACTTTCAAGTTCATATCAAGGCTGGGAAAAACATCACTTCCAATCTTCCTTGTGAGATTTACACAGCAGATGGAACCTTGACCCTTAACACGATTGAACATGTCCGCTCAGCTATTTTTAGCCACCACCAAGGAAATCAAGTTCAACTCCCTATCCAACAAGCTCCTCATACGATGACTGAGGAAGTTGCTGCATTTGCACACATGATCAAGCAACCAGACCAGACGCTTTACCAGAACTGGCTGGATGATGCAGGTTCTGTTCATGACCTATTATATACCATGCGCCAGACTGCTGGCATTAGATTTGAGGCAGAAAAATGAAAACCAAACTACCGACTGAATGGCAGGAACTGAGCGATCAGCTCAGTTTCCAAGAATTCACCCCCATTCAAACTCAACTATTTGAGCCTATACTTGCTGGAGAAAACCTCCTAGGAGTGAGCCCAACAGGAACTGGCAAGACCCTAGCTTATTTACTCCCAAGTCTTCTCAAACTACAAAAGAAAAAAGCCCAGCAACTCTTGATTCTAGCACCAAATACAGAACTAGCTGGACAGATTTTTGACGTGTGTAAAACGTGGGCAGAAGCCATCGGTTTGACTGCTCAGCTCTTCTTATCAGGTTCCAGTCAAAAACGCCAGATTGAACGCCTCAAAAAAGGACCAGAAATTCTGATTGGAACTCCTGGCCGTATCTTTGAGCTGATTAAATTGAAAAAAATCAAGATGATGAATGTGGAAGCCATCATCCTGGATGAATTTGACCAATTGCTCGATGATTCTCAAATTCACTTTGTCGAGAAAATAACCCACTACGCACCTCGTGACCACCAACTCATCTATATGAGTGCGACGACCAAGTTTAATCAAGAGAAGATTGCACCAAACACACGTACCATTGATCTCTCTGATCAAAAACTGGACAACATTCAACATTTCTACATGCAGGTAGACCAACGTCACCGAGTGGATATGCTACGAAAACTGGCTCATGTAGAGGATTTCCGCGGACTAGTCTTCTTTAATAGCCTATCAGATCTTGGAAGTGCAGAAGAAAAATTACAGTATCGCGATATCTTGGCTGTTTCACTCGCTAGCGATGTCAATGTTAAATTTCGAAAAGTCATCTTAGAAAAGTTTAAAGATAAGCAACTAACCCTGCTCCTTGCAACTGATCTTTTGGCTCGTGGAATTGATATCGATAGCCTAGAATGTGTCGTAAACTTCGACGTCCCTAGAGATATCGAAACCTACACTCACCGTGCTGGCCGTACAGGTCGCATGGGCAAAGAGGGCTATGTTATCACTCTGGTAACCCATCCTGAAGAACTGAAAAAACTCAAGAAATTCGCAAGTGTTCGTGAAATTGTCCTAAAAAATCAAGAACTCTATATCAAATAAGGTTGGCTCTTGCCAACCTTTTCTTATCCCCAAGTAATTTCTAATTGATAGCTGGCAAAGGGGTGGCCCTCTTGATTTTGCAGTTGATAGGCTAGCTCAATCTTTTGCCCATCCAGTTTGTAGTGACTCGTTTGAATGATAAACTCCTGCATCCCCATTGGAGTCGGAATATAGGCTAAACTATCACTATCCTTGAGAAAACGCATAATGGTCTTCGGATTGGAAAAACGGGTCATCACTAGTTCTTGACCATGGAATTTAATGACCACTTTTTCCTTTTCCTCATTGTAGAAAAGCAGATAGCTATAATCGCCCTTTTTATGCACTTCCACGTCATAGAGTTGGTCAACGACTTCCAACTGTTCATCAAACTGAATCCTATTTCGCATCCGAATCTTCACATCAAATCCTCTTTCTTGTCTCTTGTCCTACTATTTTACCAAAAAGAGCAGGATTTTGCTATAATGGTCATATGAACGAAAAAGTATTCCGTGACCCAGTTCACAACTATATCCATGTCAATAATCAGGTCATCTATGACTTGATCAATACAAAGGAATTTCAACGTCTGCGCCGTATCAAACAGCTAGGAACTTCCAGCTATACTTTCCATGGTGGGGAGCACAGTCGCTTTTCCCACTGTCTAGGAGTCTATGAGATTGCTCGTCGTATCACGGAGATTTTTGAAGAAAAATATCCTGAAGAATGGGATCCTGCTGAGTCTCTTTTGACCATGACTGCTGCGCTCCTTCATGACCTCGGGCATGGTGCCTACTCTCATACTTTTGAACATCTCTTTGATACAGATCATGAGGCCATTACCCAGGAAATCATCCAAAGTCCTGAGACAGAGATTCACCAAGTTCTGCTACAAGTGGCACCCGATTTTCCGGAAAAGGTAGCCAGTGTCATTGACCACACCTATCCTAACAAGCAGGTCGTACAGCTCATTTCCAGTCAGATTGATGCGGACCGTATGGACTATCTCTTGCGCGACTCCTATTTTACAGGAGCATCTTATGGGGAATTTGACCTAACTCGTATCCTCCGAGTGATTCGTCCTGTTGAAAATGGTATCGCCTTTCAGCGCAATGGCATGCACGCCATCGAAGACTATGTCCTCAGTCGCTACCAGATGTATATGCAGGTTTATTTCCACCCAGCAACACGCGCCATGGAGGTTCTTCTACAGAATCTCCTCAAACGCGCTAAGGAACTCTATCCTGAAGACAAAGATTTCTTTGCACGCACTTCTCCTCATTTGCTACCTTTTTTTGAAAAGAAAGTTACTCTATCTGACTATCTGGCTCTGGATGATGGCGTGATGAATACCTACTTCCAACTCTGGATGACCAGTCCTGACAAGATACTAGCCGACTTGTCGCAACGTTTTGTCAACCGCAAGGTCTTTAAATCCATTACTTTTTCTCAAGAAGATCAAGACCAACTCGCAACCATGAGACAACTGGTTGAAGAAATCGGTTTTGATCCCGACTACTATACAGCCATTCATAAGAACTTTGACCTCCCTTATGATATCTATCGTCCCGAATCTGAAAATCCACGGACACAGATTGAAATTTTACAAAAAAATGGAGAACTGGCAGAACTCTCTAGCCTGTCCCCTATCGTCCAATCCCTTGCTGGCAGTCGCCACGGAGATAATCGTTTCTATTTCCCAAAAGAAATGTTAGATCAAAACAGCATCTTCGCAAGTATCACCCAGCAATTTTTAAACTTGATTGAGAATGATCATTTTACCCCAAATAAGAACGAATAGAGGAACTATATGAGTATTAAACTAATCGCCGTCGATATCGACGGAACCCTAGTCAATAGCCAAAAGGAGATTTCTCCTGAAGTCTTTTCTGCCATTCAAGACGCCAAACAAGCCGGTGTCAAAATCGTGATTGCAACGGGTCGTCCCATCGCAGGTGTTGCCAAACTTCTGGACGACTTAAAGTTGAGAGACGAGGGGGACTATGTTGTAACCTTCAACGGTGCCCTTGTCCAAGAAACTGCGACTGGACATGAGATTATCAGTGAATCCTTGACCTATGAGGATTATCAGGATATGGAATTCCTCAGTCGCAAGCTCGGTGTCCACATGCATGCTATTACCAAGGATGGTATCTACACTGCCAATCGCAATATCGGAAAATACACGGTGCACGAATCAACCCTCGTCAGCATGCCCATCTTCTACCGTACTCCTGAAGAAATGGCTGGCAAGGAAATCGTCAAATGTATGTTCATCGACGAACCAGAAATTCTCGATGCTGCGATTGAAAAAATTCCAGCAGAATTTTACGAACGCTACTCTATCAACAAATCTGCTCCTTTCTACCTAGAACTCCTTAAAAAGAATGTAGACAAGGGTTCAGCTATTACCCACTTAGCTGAAAAACTAGGATTGACCAAATATGAAACCATGGCGATCGGGGACGAAGAAAATGATCGCGCCATGCTGGAAGTCGTGGGTAATCCCGTTGTTATGGAAAATGGAAATCCAGAGCTCAAAAAAATCGCCAAATACATCACCAAAACAAATGACGAATCTGGCGTTGCCCATGCTATACGTACATGGGTGTTGTAAAATGCTTAAGCTTAAAAAATGAACTACACCCCATAAATTAGAGATAAAATTCTAACTTATGGGGTGTTCTTTTTAAATTTTCACCAAATCATCAGAGTATGCTCATCTTATCTAGTTCTTTTAAAGCAGACTTTCTTGATGGATATGGATTTCTTTTTATAAAAAGTTTAACTGCTTCAACGTGA harbors:
- the yidA gene encoding sugar-phosphatase, translated to MSIKLIAVDIDGTLVNSQKEISPEVFSAIQDAKQAGVKIVIATGRPIAGVAKLLDDLKLRDEGDYVVTFNGALVQETATGHEIISESLTYEDYQDMEFLSRKLGVHMHAITKDGIYTANRNIGKYTVHESTLVSMPIFYRTPEEMAGKEIVKCMFIDEPEILDAAIEKIPAEFYERYSINKSAPFYLELLKKNVDKGSAITHLAEKLGLTKYETMAIGDEENDRAMLEVVGNPVVMENGNPELKKIAKYITKTNDESGVAHAIRTWVL
- a CDS encoding HD domain-containing protein, whose amino-acid sequence is MNEKVFRDPVHNYIHVNNQVIYDLINTKEFQRLRRIKQLGTSSYTFHGGEHSRFSHCLGVYEIARRITEIFEEKYPEEWDPAESLLTMTAALLHDLGHGAYSHTFEHLFDTDHEAITQEIIQSPETEIHQVLLQVAPDFPEKVASVIDHTYPNKQVVQLISSQIDADRMDYLLRDSYFTGASYGEFDLTRILRVIRPVENGIAFQRNGMHAIEDYVLSRYQMYMQVYFHPATRAMEVLLQNLLKRAKELYPEDKDFFARTSPHLLPFFEKKVTLSDYLALDDGVMNTYFQLWMTSPDKILADLSQRFVNRKVFKSITFSQEDQDQLATMRQLVEEIGFDPDYYTAIHKNFDLPYDIYRPESENPRTQIEILQKNGELAELSSLSPIVQSLAGSRHGDNRFYFPKEMLDQNSIFASITQQFLNLIENDHFTPNKNE
- a CDS encoding DEAD/DEAH box helicase, giving the protein MKTKLPTEWQELSDQLSFQEFTPIQTQLFEPILAGENLLGVSPTGTGKTLAYLLPSLLKLQKKKAQQLLILAPNTELAGQIFDVCKTWAEAIGLTAQLFLSGSSQKRQIERLKKGPEILIGTPGRIFELIKLKKIKMMNVEAIILDEFDQLLDDSQIHFVEKITHYAPRDHQLIYMSATTKFNQEKIAPNTRTIDLSDQKLDNIQHFYMQVDQRHRVDMLRKLAHVEDFRGLVFFNSLSDLGSAEEKLQYRDILAVSLASDVNVKFRKVILEKFKDKQLTLLLATDLLARGIDIDSLECVVNFDVPRDIETYTHRAGRTGRMGKEGYVITLVTHPEELKKLKKFASVREIVLKNQELYIK
- a CDS encoding Gfo/Idh/MocA family protein, which produces MLKLGVIGTGAISHHFIEAAHASGEYQLVAVYSRKLKTAATFASRYENIQLFDQLEDFFKSSFGVVYIASPNSLHFVQAKAALSAGKHVILEKPAVTQPQEWLNLRLTAEKNHCFIFEAARNYHEEAFTTIKNFLADKQIWGADFNYAKYSSKMPDLLAGQTPNVFSDRFAGGALMDLGIYPLYAAIRLFGKAQDATYQAKQLNNSIDLNGDGILFYPNFQVHIKAGKNITSNLPCEIYTADGTLTLNTIEHVRSAIFSHHQGNQVQLPIQQAPHTMTEEVAAFAHMIKQPDQTLYQNWLDDAGSVHDLLYTMRQTAGIRFEAEK
- a CDS encoding DUF1934 domain-containing protein, which encodes MKIRMRNRIQFDEQLEVVDQLYDVEVHKKGDYSYLLFYNEEKEKVVIKFHGQELVMTRFSNPKTIMRFLKDSDSLAYIPTPMGMQEFIIQTSHYKLDGQKIELAYQLQNQEGHPFASYQLEITWG